Proteins encoded in a region of the Neomonachus schauinslandi unplaced genomic scaffold, ASM220157v2 HiC_scaffold_943, whole genome shotgun sequence genome:
- the RDM1 gene encoding RAD52 motif-containing protein 1, with product MAEVVSFAVPRESDKTLLVWEVSSGSTAEASHHSLFTVFSQFGLLYSIRVFPNAAVARPGFYAIMKFYSARDAHRAQMACHEKHLFQNSPVQ from the exons ATGGCGGAGGTGGTCTCGTTTGCAGTTCCCCGCGAAAGCGACAAAACCTTGCTGGTGTGGGAGGTGAGTTCTGGGTCCACGGCCGAGGCTTCGCAT CATTCTCTGTTCACAGTATTCTCCCAGTTTGGCCTTCTGTATTCGATCCGAGTCTTCCCAAACGCTGCAGTGGCCCGTCCTGGTTTCTATGCCATCATGAAGTTTTATTCAGCAAGGGATGCTCACAGAGCTCAAATGGCATGCCACGAGAAGCATCTTTTTCAGAATTCTCCAGTGCAG